The genomic stretch AATATCCCCACTATCGAAAACAATGAAGAAAAGCCCGAAATACGTATTCCGACTCAGCATGGCGGTGCATTGGAAATCCCGACGATGCAATCGGGCACAGGCGGACAGATATTGAAACGTAAAGGATATACCCTGTCTTATAATGCCGATTACAAAACTCCACAATGGGTAGCATGGGAGCTTACTAAAAAAGAAACAAAAGGAAAAGAAGGGCGAACAGACAAATTCTTGCCCGACCCGGACGTACGTGGAGCCAAAGCATATACGGGAGATTATACAAAATCAGGATACGACCGGGGACACATGGCCCCTGCCGCCGATATGAAATGGAGCAAACAAGCCATGAAAGAATCTTTTTATATGAGCAACATTTGTCCGCAAAACCCTAATCTGAACCGCGGTGACTGGAATGACCTGGAGGAAAAGTCACGCCAATGGGCAAAAAAATATGGAGCAGTGTACATTGCCTGCGGCCCCATATATGATACTAAACGCCCGAAACGAATCGGCAACAACAAAGTGGCAGTCCCCCATGCTTTCTATAAAGTCATATTGATAAATGATAAGAAAAATCCGCAAGCCATAGGATTTATCTTCCCCAACAGCGCCGGACATAAGCCGCTGAAGAAATATATAGTAACAGTAGACAGCGTAGAGAAAAGAACGAATATAGATTTCTTCGCTGCCCTGCCGGATGAGATAGAAAACAAAATTGAAGCGAAGTGGATACAAGAATTACCGTAATCCATCACATACGTACGTGTGGCGCAATATATACGTATGCATAGCCCTACACTGACGTATGTGAAGGGCTACACGTACGTACGTGATTTATTTCACTTCCAACACCACGATAGACTTGGCAGGAAGAGTCACTTTCAAGCTTCCCTTATTAACCTTGGCTCCGGTAAATTCTTTCGGGGCAACCACACTCGGTTTCTCGAAACTATTGTAATCACCTATATTGTTAGCGGTCAAAATACGGCCGGTAACACTCTTAGCTTTCACCTCACCCAGATTCAACTCTATTTCCTGCGATTCCTGCAAATCCACATTAGACAAGGAAATATGAATAAAACCGTTTGCATCCCGTGAAGCGGTAGCACTTACCATCGGAACAATGCGGTCGTCACGTACCACCTTGCGTTCACAGTTCAGTTCCAAAGGAAGATAAGTAGCATCTTGATGCACTTTATACATTTCAAAGACATGATAGGTCGGTGTCAAAACCATCTTGTCTTCCTTGGTCAGAATCATAGATTGAAGCACATTGGCAATCTGGGCAATGTTCGTCATCTTGATACGATCCGTATATTTATGGAAAACATCCAAAGTTAAAGAAGCCACGAAAGCATCACGCAACGTATTTTGCTGATACAAATGTCCGCGGACCGTTCCCGGTTCTTCATCCCACCAGGTTCCCCACTCGTCCACCATCAGGCCGATTTGTTTTTTCGGATCGTATTTATCCATAATAGCGATATGCTTCTTCAATACCGGTTCTATTTCCAGGCATTTGCCCATAGTCCAATAATAATCATCATTAGTGAACTCGGTAGCCGAACCTTTGCTTCCACTCCATCCGGTCACTGTATAATAATGAAGAGAAAGACCTGCCATGCGATGGCCCACATTTTTCATCAGCACTTCGGTCCAATTATAGTCATAATCACTGGCACCACTGGCTATTTTGAATAAATGATTGCCATCATAATTACGACAATAGGTAGAATAACGGCGATACAAGTCTGCATAATATTCAGGACGCATACTGCCTCCGCATCCCCAGCTTTCATTACCTACCCCAAAGAATTTCACTTTCCATGGTTTTTCACGACCGTTCTCCTTACGCAGTTTCGCCATCGGGCTACCTTGTTCGGAAGTCATGTATTCCACCCATTTCGCCATTTCTTCCACACTCCCACTTCCTACATTACCACTGATATAAGGCTCACAACCTATCAGCTCACACAAGTTCAGAAATTCATGTGTTCCGAAACTATTATCTTCTACTGTACCTCCCCAGTTATTATTGACCATCCGGGGACGATTCTCTTTCGGACCGATACCATCCATCCAATGATATTCATCGGCAAAACACCCCCCCGGCCAACGAAGCACCGGCACTTTCAAGTCCTTCAAAGCCTGAAGCACATCATTACGATAGCCTTGGGTATTGGGAATTTTAGAATCTTCACCTACCCACAAACCTCCATAGATACAAGTTCCCAGATGCTCTGCAAATTGTCCATAAATATGTTTACTGATGATTTCTTTCCCTTGCTCGGGATGTACATTGATAGTCGCTTTTTGTTGAGCAAATACCGGCATTGCAGCGAACAATGCCAAGCCCATAAGTGCATTTTTCATGATTAAAAATAAAATAATTAATATACTATTTTGCGTTCTCGTTTTTTGTTTGGTCAAATTTACACATTTTACATCAACCGGATAGTGGACAAAATTGTATTTTTAGGGGTACAAAATCGTCAAAAGTAGAAAAGAAAGGGATATTTGCCTATATTTGCATACAAAAAAGCCCGATAGACTAAAATGAATAAAAAGAAACGTACTATTGTATGGATAGTTATTCTTATAATTATCCTAGCGGGAGCAGGTGGCGCAGGAAGTATATATTACTATTTCTTTGCCAAGCAGCTCCAACTTACAAAGACTACCTATATTTATATAGACAGAGATGATAACCTGGATTCTGTGTACCATAAAATAATCCGGAACGGACATCCTAAAAGTATGTTCGGTTTTCAATATCTGGCAGAAAAAGAGAAGTATGGCGACAATATACGGACAGGGCGTTACGCTCTCAATCCATCGGACAATATGCGCTATCTCTTCCGGCGTCTTTCTATGGGATATCAGACTCCCATTAATCTGACTGTACCCAGTGTACGCACCGTGGACAGATTAGTGCGGGCCGTTTCACGCCAGCTCATGATTGATTCTCTAGATATTGTCAAATTAATTTCCGACAGTGCTTACTGTGCACAAATGGGATATACCCAAGAGACACTCCCTTCCCTTTTTATTCCTAACACTTACGAGGTGTATTGGAATATGAGTGCTGACGCTTTTATGAAACGGATGCAAAAAGAACATGCCGCCTTTTGGAATGATGAAAGGTTGAAAAAGGCTCAACGTATCGGACTTACTCCTGAAGAAGTATCTACTCTGGCCTCTATCGTGGAGGAAGAAACGGCCAATGGTCCTGAAAAGCCCATGGTCGCAGGACTTTACATCAACAGATTGAATAAAGGGATGTTGTTGCAAGCAGACCCGACGGTAAAATTTGGTTTGCAGGAATTCGGACTGAAACGCATTCTTTTCAAACATCTGGAAGTGGACTCTCCTTATAATACCTACAAGTATGCAGGTTTGCCTCCGGGACCTATCCGAATCCCATCTATCCAAGGATTGGAAAGCGTACTGAACTATACACAGCATAATTATATTTATATGTGTGCCAAAGAAGATTTCTCAGGCACTCATAATTTCGCTGTCACAGCAGCCCAGCATCAAGCGAATGCAAGACGTTATCAACAAGCGTTAAACCGGCGGAAGATAAAATAAAAGGGAATACTTCCCTTTTATTGAAATCACCCTCGTTACAACTGTATGAACTGCACTCCTAAAGTTTTGTGTCCAACTTTTAGGGTGCAGTTCAACTTCTGTAACGAGGGTGATTTTTAGTTCATAAGGGTTTCGACACACCTTCCAAATGGATAGATAACTTAATGTCTATGTATAGAATCTTCTTCTTTAGAATATAAAACCAATACAGACATTTCTCGCACTTATAAGTCTTTCAGCAGCCGTCCTTTGTATTGTCCTTTCTTCGCAGTAACTTTTCCATATTCCACAGCATGAACCGGACAAATATGATAACAAGCAAGGCATTGGGTACAGTTATCTCCCCAAACAGGACGATCCGTCACTTTTATATTATTCACAGGACAAGCTTTCTCACATTTTTTACAAGCAATACAAGCCTCTGTAGCATGAAAAGGTTTAGGAGACATCAGGAAAGTATTGAAAAACGGACGCAAAAAATAGGATTTGGTAAATGGAAGCGCACCTTCATGGCAATTATAATGTTTCGTTTGAACCCTTGATGCTATCTCCTCGTTAATAAAGCGTACACGGGCAACAGCATTATGCACTTTCCGGGTTTCCACATCTTCATCGTCTACATCAAAACCTGGCAAAGAAACATAAGTATTCGGCATGGTGACCGAGTAACCGGCAGCACACCGCCATCCCTTCCGGGCAACAGCAGAAGAAAAGAGTTGTGCAGTCCGACCCGTATCATCTCCACAAGTACAGACAAAGAAAAGATATTCCGGCTTAGTCATCTTCAACCGACGGATAAAACGAAGTACAATCTCCGGAGGTCCCCATGCATACACAGGGAAGACAAAACCTACTTTTTCTCCTTCTCTTAGTTTATACTCCTTATTCTTATCTATTTCCACAGCTATGGAGAGCAATTCCTCATTCTGTCCTTCCGCCAGCTGCCTTGCCACCCAAGCTGAATTACCTGTACCTGAAAAATAAAATATCATATCCGTATTATTTTTATAAAAAAGAAGCGATGCTAATCTCTTGAATTAACATCGCCTTATAATGAAGCCGCACCAGTGATGCGATGAAACTCCGAATGACAGGTTTTGAGTGCTCTCCTCCTTTGTAATCCACCGGCATAAATGCTACCCGAAGGCGTGGCCCGCCATTGGAAGATGAAGCTATGTCTCGGTTTTCAGATTAGTTTGATGAGTTTCCCAATCCAACTAATGCGGCTCGCTTTTCATCTCTTTCCGTATGACAAATATACGCCCTTTTTATGATATAAACAAGAGTATAGCAGGATTTGTTTGTTAAAAATAATAAGCAAGAAAATAACTCTCTGTAATTCTGCTTATTGTTATTTCAAATTCTTAATGAAACATCACAAAGCATCCGCAATAAAAAAGAGCAACCTCATAGAGATTGCTCTTTTAATAAATCTTTATATCACCGTTTACAGAAGAATTAAGCTACTTTTGCTTTAGCAACAATTGCTTTGAATGCTTCCGGATGGTTCATAGCTAAATCAGCTAACACCTTACGGTTGATTTCGATACCAGCTTTGTGTAATGCACCCATCAATTTAGAATAAGACATTCCTTCCAGACGAGCCGCAGCGTTGATACGCTGAATCCACAAAGCGCGGAAGTTACGTTTCTTGTTCTTACGGTCACGGTATGCGTAGGTCAAACCTTTTTCCCAAGTGTTTTTTGCTACTGTCCATACATTCTTTCTTGCACCAAAATAACCTTTGGTAAGACCTAAAATTTTCTTTCTTCTTGCTCTAGAAGCAACATGATTTACTGATCTTGGCATAGTTTTAATTCTTTTTGAATGTTAGCGCCACTGTTTCACACGGTGAACTTCAAGCTAAAGACATTCGGTTAATACTTTAAATAATACGTTTACGCTTTCGTTGTTTTTAGATTACTTCATGCAAAGCAATTCCTTAACTTGATCCAAGTTAGCATTAGCTACTAGACCTGAGTGTACAAGGTTTCTTTTCTGCTTTTTAGTCTTCTTAGTCAAAATATGACTGTGAAAAGCGTGCTTTCTTTTGATTTTACCTGTTCCGGTAAGAACGAATCTTTTTTTAGAACCGGAGTTAGTCTTGATCTTTGGCATCTTGTTTTTAATTTTAAATTATTATTCAAATGGTGGTAACGCACTATACCGGCGCGTTACGCACTCTTTTTTTATTCTTTTGCTTCTACTGCCTTTTTCGGATTTTCCTTTTTAGCAGTATCCATTTCTGCCTTCTTCGGAGAGCCCGCTTTCTTCGGAGCCAAAGAAATAGTCATTCTCTTACCTTCCAACAAGGGCATCTGCTCTACTTTTGCATATTCTTCCAAGTCATTCGCAAAACGAAGCAATAATACTTCGCCTTGTTCTTTGAAAAGAATGGAACGACCTTTAAAGAACACATATGCTTTCACCTTGTCTCCGTCCTGCAAGAATCCGATGGCATGTTTCAACTTGAAGTTGTAGTCATGATCATCTGTTTGAGGTCCGAAACGGATTTCTTTTACGTTTACTTTTACCTGTTTAGCCTTTTGTTCCTTTTGACGTTTCTTTAATTGATAAAGAAATTTAGAATAATCAATAATTCTACAAACTGGAGGAACAGCATTGGGTGAAATTTCAACTAGGTCAGCCTCATGATCCTCAGCCATTTTTAAAGCTTGAGCTATCGGATAAACTGCCGGTTCTACATCGTCGCCCACTATGCGGACTTCTTTGGCACGAATCTGTTCATTGATTCTGTGTTGCCCTTTTAAACTGTCATTCTTCATTAAAAAACTTTTAGTTCCTGTTTGTTTCTTCTTATTTTAATTAGTATTTCTTTATCTTAACGCAAAAGAATACATAAAGGTTTAACAATGTGCTCTTTTGCAAACGGCTGCAAAGTTACCATTTATTTATCATATTAGAAACTTCTTCGGCAATATTTTTTCCGAATTCTTCTATTTTCATAGTTCCTTTGTCGCCTTCGCCCTGCTTGCGGACTGCAACTTCACCGTTTTCAGCTTCTTTCTCACCTACAATCAACATATAAGGAATACGCTTCATTTCGTTGTCACGAATCTTACGGCCGATTTTTTCATTACGGTCATCCACAATAGCACGAACATCGAATTTTCTCAGTTCTGCTTTCACTTTTTCCGCATACTCATTGAATTTCTCAGAAATAGGCAGAATAGCTACCTGATCAGGAGTCAGCCACAGCGGGAATTTACCGGCAGTGTGCTCAATCAATACGGCAACAAAACGTTCCATTGATCCAAAAGGTGCACGGTGAATCATTACCGGACGATGCTTTTGGTTATCTGAACCCATATATTCCAACTGGAATCGTTCGGGCAAGTTGTAGTCTACCTGAATTGTTCCCAATTGCCAGCGACGGCCGATAGCGTCTTTCACCATAAAGTCCAATTTAGGTCCATAGAATGCAGCTTCACCATATTCCACTTTCGCAGTCAGGCCTTTTTCTTCGCAAGCTTCAATAATGGCTTGTTCGGCTTTTTCCCAATTCTCATCACTACCAATGTACTTTTCACGGTTCACCTTGTCACGAAGAGAAATCTGAGCTTCCACATTCTCAAAATTCATAGACTTGAACACAATGTTAATGATATCCATCACGCGAAGGAATTCTTCCTTCACTTGGTCGGGACGACAGAACAAGTGAGCATCATCTTGCGTAAAACTGCGCACACGGGTCAGTCCGTGCAATTCACCACTCTGTTCGTAGCGGCATACGGTTCCGAATTCCGCGATACGCAACGGCAGGTCTTTATAAGAACGTGGAGAATTCTTATAAATCATACAGTGATGAGGACAGTTCATCGGTTTCAGGAAATATTCTTCCCCTTCTTCGGGTGTATGAATAGGCTGGAACGAGTCCTTACCATACTTGGCGTAGTGTCCGGAAGTGATATACAGGTTCTTGTTGCCAATAGGCGGACACATTACTTCCTGATAATCATAACGGGCCTGGATACGGCGCAAGAAATCTTGCAAACGGATACGCAAGGCAGTACCTTTCGGTAACCACATGGGAAGTCCCTTGCCCACCATATCGGTAAACATGAACAAATCCATTTCCTTACCTATCTTACGATGGTCGCGTTTCTTGGCTTCTTCCAGCATTACCAGATATTCGTCCAGCATTTTCTTCTTCGGGAAAGTTATACCATAAATACGTGTCATCTGCTTACGGTCTTCCTGCCCTCTCCAATAAGCACCGGCCACAGAAAGCAGCTTGATAGCTTTGATAGGAGCAGTAGAGGTCAAGTGGGGACCACGGCAAAGGTCGGTAAACGCACCTTGTGTATAAGTGGTGATGTGTCCATCCTCCAGTTCGGAGATCAATTCACATTTATAAGTCTCACCTCTTTCACCGAATTTCTTCAACGCATCCTCTTTAGCAATGCTCTGACGCACCAATATTTCTTTCTTTGCAGCCAACTCGGCCATCTTGGCCTCAATAGCTGGCAAATCTGCCTCCTTAATGATTGCTTCACCCGGGTCTACATCATAGTAAAAACCGTTTTCAATGGCCGGACCGATACCAAACTGAATGCCTGGATAAAGTTCTTGCAATGCTTCGGCCAGCAAGTGGGCACTAGTGTGCCAGAAAGCATGTTTGCCCTGTTCGTCTTCCCATTTATAAAGAACGAAGTTTGCATCTTCATTGATAGGGCGAGATAAATCAATCGTTTCACCGTTCACGCCACAAGCTAAAACATCTTGCGCCAGCCGTGAACTGATACTTTCTGCAATCTGCAGACCAGTAACTCCTTCGTTATATTCGCGAACAGAGCCGTCGGGGAATGTTATCTTTATCATAATCTTCTATTTATTTTCTTTCTTGAGGATGCAAAAATAACGAAATCTTTTTGACTTATCCTCTTTTTAGCAAAAAAATGTTATTCTTTTCGTTCCGTAAAGCGTTTGATTATATTGTAAGCAGAGAAAAGTCCCAACTCACCTGCTTTACTCAGGTCCTGTATACCTTGCCTGTTGTTACCCAAGAAAATATGTGTCAAGCCGCGATTGAAATAAGCATCCGCAAATTTAGGATCCAACTGGATGGCTCTGTCATAATCAACAATTGCCGCACGATAGTCTTTCAAGATAGAAAGCACATTACCTCTATTATAATAAGCATAGACAAAATCCGGAGCCAGCTCAATCACCTTGTCCAAATCGCGCTTTACCATTTCATAGTCCGCAGCTTTCACAGCACTCTTCTCTCCCGGATTGGCTTTCAAATCATACTCTTTTTCCATCTTCTGGTATTCCAGCTGCTTATAACGGATTAAAGCACGATTGAAATAAACCGGAAAGAAATTACCCTCAATAATAATAGCCTGATTCAAATCTTCAATGGCACTTGCAAAATCCTGCACCAGATAAAAGTCCAATGAACGTGCAAAACGTTTGTTCACATTATTCGGATCAGCCACAATAGCAGCAGTCTGTTCGTCAATGGACGCAAAATGTTTTGTAGCTTGTTCTTCCGTCAGAGGAGCTTCCTCATTAGTTATAATCAGACGACCGGGAAGTACTTTCTGATTATTCAATGTTTCAATGAACTTATAATAGTTGACCTGTCGTTTCACATCATCGTGCTTTTCATAATAGGTAAGCACGAACATAGGCTGGGGAACAATATTCACATTCTTATCCTGCACGCGTCCACGATAGTCACTCTTATATTTTTCTTCTCCCTCTTCGTTGTCGGCAACCACAATCTTACGATAGTTGTTCATGTTTTTGTCGGACTTCTTACGGGTTTTATTATTCTCTGTATTATCGGCAGTCTGCTTATTAGGATCTACTCCGTTCTGTTTATCCAGTTGTGCTTTCAACACTTTGAATTCATCTGCATCAGCACCTTTTACATCCCCTATTTTCCTACGTGCCTGCGCTCTGTATTGATAGCCCAGCAAAAAATTGGGATATTCATTTATCACCGTAGAATAATCTTTAATTGCCCCTTTATAATCTCCTGTCTGATCCAATAACAGACCACGGTTGAAAATAGCCATCATATTGTCGGGCTCCATTTCGATAACAAAATTAAAGTCTTGAATAGCCCGGTTGTCATCGCCTACTTGTGCACGTAATAAGCCCCGGTTATAATGGCCGATGAAATTATTGGGATCAATATCCAATGCAATATCATAGTCACTCATCGCTCCTCTCAGGTTATTCTGATGGTAACGGGCCAAAGCACGATTGATATAGACACCTGAATTCCGGGTGGACAGACGGATGGCATGATCAAAATCAGCTTCCGCATCTTTATATCTCTGTTGCTGCAGACGAAGGATAGCACGGCTGGCCCATGTATCTGCATCATAACGGTCTATTTCAATCGCCTTACCAAAGTCTTTTTCGGCAGCCAAAGTATCCTTCTGCTTCAAATCCACCTCACCACGCATCAAATAGGCCTTTGTATATCGGGGGGAAATAGCGATCAGCTTATCCAGATCATTCTTCGCCCCCTTATAATCTTCCTGCCTGATACGGCAAAGGGCCATATTATGCCATACCCCTATATTCTCAGGATCAAACTCCAATGCCTTGGTATAATCTTCTATAGCTCCCGCAAAATTATTCTGCTGGATCCGTGCCAATCCACGTACCTGATAAGCACTTACCACAAACGGATTCCGCTCAATAGCTTCTGAACAGTCACTCTCCGCCCCCTGAAAATCATCCAAATTTATCTTCGCCAGACCTCTATAGAAATAAGGATCAGACAAATAAGGCTTTGCATTAATCACCTGATTAAAATATTGAATCGAAAGGACATAATCCTCAAAATAAAGCGCATTACGCCCTATCGCCATCACCCTGTCCGTATTTATCTGTGCCGAAGCTAGTACAGGGAACATTATTAATAATGTATAGAGTATCCGTTTTATCATTTTGTATTTATAAAAATACGGTTTTCCCCACAAATGCGCCACCTGTGGCGCATAAATCAAAATCGCGGAGTTATCATTTTATAGTCTTGACCTTATAGGAACAACGCGCCTTGCCCTTCAACATGGCCCCCAGCTTTCCTTTAATCATCTGTTTGCGTAATGCAGACAAATGATCAATGAACATTTTTCCGTCCAAATGATCAAATTCATGCTGCATGACCCTTGCCAAATAGCCTTCCACCCACTCGTCATGTTCTTTCAGCTCCTCATCCAAATAAGTCACATGAATACGGTCCGGACGTTTCACCGTTTCATGGATACCTGGCAAACTCAAACAACCTTCTTCCATGCTGACTTCTTCTCCACCCACTTCTAAAATATGAGGATTTATATAAGCCCGACGGAAATCCTTAAATTCGGGCAATTCATCAGACATCACATCCAGATCAATAGTTACGACACGAATAGGCAAACCAATTTGCGGAGCAGCCAGACCCACACCATCTGCACGATTCATGGTTTCAAACATATTTGCTATCAACTCTTTCAAATTAGGGTAATCCGGGGTAATATCCTCTGCTTCTTTACGCAACACCGGTTGTCCATACACATAAATAGGTAATATCATTTTTCTTAATCTGTTTTTATTTATTAAATATATTTCTTCGACTCCAAATAGGACTGTAAGATTATCGTAGCACTGATTTCATCAACTAAAGCTTTATTCTGCCTATCTTTTTTCTTCAAACCTCCATCCAACATGGCTTGGTGGGCCAATACGGACGTAAATCGCTCGTCAACAAACTCTATCGGTATATCCGGTAATTTTTTCCTTAGTTGATTGACAAAAGGGACAATATTACGCATATTTTCCGACTCTTGATTATTCATTTGCTTGGGATGCCCTACAATGATGCGTTCCACAGGCTCTTTTTCCACATATTTCAGAATAAAGTCCAGTAGTTGGTGTGTAGGGACAGTCGTTAACCCGTTTGCAATAATTTGCAAAACATCCGTCACAGCCACACCTGTGCGCTTTTTACCGTAATCTATCGCTAATATTCTACTCATATAGTTTGCAAAAATACAAATTTATTCCATACCTATTTTATATATAAAGATTAAAATATGCTTTTTCAACTGTTTTTTCAAAAGAAACGATTCATTTCGTTTAATTTTATTTGCTATTTAAAAAATAGTACTTATTTTTGCACCGAATATGTGGCTTAACGTAAGGGTCGCATAATGTTAAATTGAAACAAGTATTTGTTATAAAATGAAAAATAAGAGCTCTTCAAAAGGAGTTTTATATAGATGTTTGTTGTATTGTATAGCTATATTGTTGCTTGTTATGATTCCATTAAAAAGTTTCAGTCAATCAACAGGAGAATTAACAACAGATAGTCTTGTAAAAATGGGATTTGAAAATGTAAGATGGACAGATACTCCTGAAGAAAGAGTTTATGTGGTTGAAAACAGTGCTTACAAAATTCAAGCGTTGGGTATTAGAAAGGCTGTAGATATCATACAGTCAATGGGATTACCCAAGGATAAATCTTGTAAGTTGATTGTTACCAACTATAATATACCTCAGGTCTCACTGACCTATCAGCCTCTTGCCGGTGACACAACAGTGGTAAGTGGTGAAGATTGGAAAGTCAGTTATGATATAGGTGACAGTTGGGACAAGGTGAAGAAAGAAAAGAAAAAGAACAGTTCGCTGTTTAAAGTAGATATATTGGTATATCCGCAGCTATACTTTAAGAACTATATCATTACACAGATATATCAGGCTTTATTAGAGTTTAGCCCGGCGGTAGAGGTGTCGCTTTGGCCAGGAATGAAATTTACTGGACAGATTATTCTGCCTGTGTATAATGACGGATATGGAGAACTTGCAGGAAAAGTTCGTCCTGGATATCTAACCTTGGCACAACAATTTCGTCTGCCTTATAATATACTGGGAACAGCAACAATAGGTTTCTTTGATTATGATACATATGGTGCAGATTTAAATCTGTTTTATCCATTCAAGGATGAGCGATTTTCTATAGAAGGAAGATTCGGTTATGTCGGATTTGGATATTGGAGAGGTTTTAAATTTCGCTATAATGATAAGTACACTACTTATTGGTCTGTAGGGGGAAACTTTTACTGGCCAAGGTTTAATACACAGTTTAAATTGAGAGCTGAACAATATTTATTAAAAGAAAAAGGGGTAAGATTTGAAATGATCAGACACTTCCGCTATGCCAGTATAGGTTTTTACGCTGTAAAAGCTGAACATGCCAATAGTAATGGAGGGTTTAAATTCATCGTTGCATTACCACCTTATAAATATAAAAGACATAAATATATACCAAGGGTTTCTACTTCATTGGGTACGGGTATAACATATAATGCAGGAAATGAAAAATATTATTATAAAATGCCATATAGTAATGCAAGTGAAAATATAATGCAACAAAATAGTTTTAATCCATATTTTATTAAATCAGAATTATTAAATTTTTAATTTTATTGAGATGAAAAAGAAAAGTTTTTTGAGCGGTATTGGTGCTAAATTGGCATTGGCCGCAGTAGCTTTAACAACTGTAGTGTTCACAAGCTGCGAAAAGGAAGAATTTAATGTAGAACCAATCGAACAAGCACCCGCTAGTGCCACAATCTTTGCTACTGTGTATGATCAGACAACAGGCGAAAATCTAGGTACAGCAACAACAACTATTGCAGCTGGCGAAAATGGAGCTATCGCTAAACAAAAAGTTACTGTTATTTGTCCTTTCTCAAGTGCCGAGTATTTGCCCGTAGCTTCTATCGATGTTGAAGTTCCAGAAGTAGCAAAAGGTCAGATGATTCTTATTCCTGTAACTTTCTACGCACAGAAAATAGCATCTGCAGCACAGAATGTAAGTACTTCTAAAGATGAAGATTCAATTGAACAAGTTAAATCTGAATCCAACAAGACTTCAAAAGAATATACAGGTACAGGCAAGCCGCAAGAAGTTGAATACGATGCATTGGTAGGTACTAAAATTC from Phocaeicola dorei encodes the following:
- the thrS gene encoding threonine--tRNA ligase, which gives rise to MIKITFPDGSVREYNEGVTGLQIAESISSRLAQDVLACGVNGETIDLSRPINEDANFVLYKWEDEQGKHAFWHTSAHLLAEALQELYPGIQFGIGPAIENGFYYDVDPGEAIIKEADLPAIEAKMAELAAKKEILVRQSIAKEDALKKFGERGETYKCELISELEDGHITTYTQGAFTDLCRGPHLTSTAPIKAIKLLSVAGAYWRGQEDRKQMTRIYGITFPKKKMLDEYLVMLEEAKKRDHRKIGKEMDLFMFTDMVGKGLPMWLPKGTALRIRLQDFLRRIQARYDYQEVMCPPIGNKNLYITSGHYAKYGKDSFQPIHTPEEGEEYFLKPMNCPHHCMIYKNSPRSYKDLPLRIAEFGTVCRYEQSGELHGLTRVRSFTQDDAHLFCRPDQVKEEFLRVMDIINIVFKSMNFENVEAQISLRDKVNREKYIGSDENWEKAEQAIIEACEEKGLTAKVEYGEAAFYGPKLDFMVKDAIGRRWQLGTIQVDYNLPERFQLEYMGSDNQKHRPVMIHRAPFGSMERFVAVLIEHTAGKFPLWLTPDQVAILPISEKFNEYAEKVKAELRKFDVRAIVDDRNEKIGRKIRDNEMKRIPYMLIVGEKEAENGEVAVRKQGEGDKGTMKIEEFGKNIAEEVSNMINKW
- a CDS encoding tetratricopeptide repeat protein; translation: MIKRILYTLLIMFPVLASAQINTDRVMAIGRNALYFEDYVLSIQYFNQVINAKPYLSDPYFYRGLAKINLDDFQGAESDCSEAIERNPFVVSAYQVRGLARIQQNNFAGAIEDYTKALEFDPENIGVWHNMALCRIRQEDYKGAKNDLDKLIAISPRYTKAYLMRGEVDLKQKDTLAAEKDFGKAIEIDRYDADTWASRAILRLQQQRYKDAEADFDHAIRLSTRNSGVYINRALARYHQNNLRGAMSDYDIALDIDPNNFIGHYNRGLLRAQVGDDNRAIQDFNFVIEMEPDNMMAIFNRGLLLDQTGDYKGAIKDYSTVINEYPNFLLGYQYRAQARRKIGDVKGADADEFKVLKAQLDKQNGVDPNKQTADNTENNKTRKKSDKNMNNYRKIVVADNEEGEEKYKSDYRGRVQDKNVNIVPQPMFVLTYYEKHDDVKRQVNYYKFIETLNNQKVLPGRLIITNEEAPLTEEQATKHFASIDEQTAAIVADPNNVNKRFARSLDFYLVQDFASAIEDLNQAIIIEGNFFPVYFNRALIRYKQLEYQKMEKEYDLKANPGEKSAVKAADYEMVKRDLDKVIELAPDFVYAYYNRGNVLSILKDYRAAIVDYDRAIQLDPKFADAYFNRGLTHIFLGNNRQGIQDLSKAGELGLFSAYNIIKRFTERKE
- the def gene encoding peptide deformylase, with translation MILPIYVYGQPVLRKEAEDITPDYPNLKELIANMFETMNRADGVGLAAPQIGLPIRVVTIDLDVMSDELPEFKDFRRAYINPHILEVGGEEVSMEEGCLSLPGIHETVKRPDRIHVTYLDEELKEHDEWVEGYLARVMQHEFDHLDGKMFIDHLSALRKQMIKGKLGAMLKGKARCSYKVKTIK
- the ruvX gene encoding Holliday junction resolvase RuvX, which encodes MSRILAIDYGKKRTGVAVTDVLQIIANGLTTVPTHQLLDFILKYVEKEPVERIIVGHPKQMNNQESENMRNIVPFVNQLRKKLPDIPIEFVDERFTSVLAHQAMLDGGLKKKDRQNKALVDEISATIILQSYLESKKYI
- a CDS encoding DUF3869 domain-containing protein, which produces MKKKSFLSGIGAKLALAAVALTTVVFTSCEKEEFNVEPIEQAPASATIFATVYDQTTGENLGTATTTIAAGENGAIAKQKVTVICPFSSAEYLPVASIDVEVPEVAKGQMILIPVTFYAQKIASAAQNVSTSKDEDSIEQVKSESNKTSKEYTGTGKPQEVEYDALVGTKILNKTELYSYIETLVNSRAMSNDNVIAVLKALVDTYDNMATKTIKTEVTMTEGVTFVFKPVTPMTEYVMSISATVDNVIYTIPNVKVKEAGTTDAGLEVLSHGHGHGDNGNAGGGAAGK